The Hyalangium gracile genome includes a window with the following:
- a CDS encoding OPT family oligopeptide transporter, translating into MSEIAAADTKKEAEFQPYISADRSDVAEFTPKAIIIGVVFGIIFGAATVYLALKAGLTVSASIPIAVLAISVLKKLGGSTILENNVVQTIGSAGESIASGVVFTLPGFLFLSAQSGGTTFFNYWTIFTLALLGGVLGTLMMIPLRRSLIVKEHYNLPYPEGTACASVLIAGEKGGNLAKLAFQGVGFAFVYALLQKVIKLIAETPALVSAQTNKYFPSATLNGDITPEYLGVGYIIGPRIAGVLVAGGVLAWLGLIPLLASLVPPDIIATQLVKLGYMTDLATSTGGPVRWDPATHTFGNMPLAVYRAYVRQIGAGAVAAGGFITLLKTLPTIVSAFKESLASLREGPGTAAPKRTERDLPLTVVLFGSVGLVLVMAALPFIPGSPLGKLLLGVLIVVFGFFFVTVASRIVGIIGSSSSPISGMTIATLMATCLIFIGIGWTGDVYQPMALCVGGMVCIAAANAGATSQDLKTGYLVGATPRAQQIGLMIGAVAAAVVIGITVQLLDMPPAELRATGVEHMIGSDKFPAPQGTLMATLIKGLLSFNLDWQFVLVGVFLSITMELCGVKSLSFAVGAYLPLSTTAPIFVGGAVKGLADYMARRKGEKVEESELGPGNLFATGLVAGGALAGVLVAILSVNDNVSKAMGNISLEHALAGALGDGGYQLFGLICFAVMSFVLYRISRRPSEA; encoded by the coding sequence ATGTCCGAAATCGCAGCAGCCGACACCAAGAAGGAAGCCGAGTTCCAGCCCTATATCTCCGCGGACCGGAGCGACGTCGCCGAGTTCACCCCGAAGGCCATCATCATCGGAGTGGTCTTCGGCATCATCTTCGGCGCGGCGACGGTGTACCTGGCTCTCAAGGCGGGCCTGACCGTCTCGGCCTCCATCCCCATCGCGGTTCTCGCCATCTCGGTGCTGAAGAAGCTGGGTGGCTCGACGATCCTCGAGAACAACGTGGTGCAGACCATCGGCTCGGCGGGCGAGTCCATCGCCTCCGGCGTGGTGTTCACCCTGCCCGGCTTCCTCTTCCTGAGCGCCCAGAGCGGGGGCACCACCTTCTTCAACTACTGGACCATCTTCACCCTGGCGCTGCTGGGCGGCGTGCTGGGCACGCTGATGATGATCCCGCTGCGGCGCTCGCTCATCGTCAAAGAGCACTACAACCTGCCCTACCCCGAGGGCACCGCCTGCGCCTCGGTGCTGATCGCCGGCGAGAAGGGCGGCAACCTGGCGAAGCTCGCCTTCCAGGGCGTGGGCTTCGCGTTCGTCTACGCGCTGCTCCAGAAGGTCATCAAGCTCATCGCGGAGACGCCCGCGCTGGTGTCGGCGCAGACCAACAAGTACTTCCCGTCCGCCACGCTCAACGGCGACATCACCCCCGAGTACCTGGGCGTGGGCTACATCATCGGCCCGAGGATCGCGGGCGTGCTGGTGGCCGGTGGCGTGCTCGCGTGGCTGGGGCTCATCCCACTGCTGGCCTCGCTGGTCCCGCCGGACATCATCGCCACGCAGCTGGTGAAGCTGGGCTACATGACGGACCTGGCGACGAGCACGGGCGGTCCGGTCCGGTGGGATCCGGCGACGCACACCTTCGGCAACATGCCCCTGGCCGTGTACCGGGCCTACGTGCGGCAGATCGGCGCGGGCGCGGTGGCGGCGGGCGGCTTCATCACGCTGCTCAAGACGCTGCCCACCATCGTCTCGGCCTTCAAGGAGAGCCTGGCCTCGCTGCGTGAGGGTCCGGGTACCGCCGCGCCCAAGCGCACCGAGCGGGATCTGCCGCTGACGGTGGTGCTCTTCGGCAGCGTGGGCCTCGTGCTGGTGATGGCCGCCCTGCCCTTCATCCCGGGCAGCCCGCTGGGCAAGCTGCTGCTCGGCGTCCTGATCGTGGTCTTCGGATTCTTCTTCGTCACGGTGGCCTCGCGCATCGTGGGCATCATCGGCTCCTCGTCCAGCCCCATCTCGGGCATGACGATCGCCACGCTGATGGCCACCTGCCTCATCTTCATCGGCATCGGCTGGACGGGGGACGTCTACCAGCCCATGGCCCTGTGCGTGGGCGGCATGGTCTGCATCGCGGCCGCCAACGCTGGCGCCACCTCGCAGGACCTCAAGACGGGCTACCTCGTGGGTGCCACCCCGCGGGCGCAGCAGATCGGCCTGATGATCGGCGCGGTGGCCGCGGCGGTGGTCATCGGCATCACCGTGCAGCTGCTGGACATGCCCCCCGCCGAGCTGCGGGCCACGGGTGTCGAGCACATGATCGGCTCGGACAAGTTCCCCGCGCCGCAGGGCACGCTGATGGCCACGCTCATCAAGGGCCTGCTCTCGTTCAACCTGGACTGGCAGTTCGTGCTGGTGGGCGTCTTCCTGTCCATCACCATGGAGCTGTGCGGCGTGAAGTCGCTGTCCTTCGCGGTGGGCGCGTACCTGCCGCTGTCCACCACCGCGCCCATCTTCGTGGGCGGCGCCGTCAAGGGCCTGGCCGACTACATGGCCAGGCGCAAGGGCGAGAAGGTGGAGGAGTCCGAGCTGGGGCCCGGCAACCTCTTCGCCACGGGCCTGGTGGCCGGCGGCGCGCTGGCGGGCGTGCTCGTCGCCATCCTCTCGGTGAACGACAACGTCAGCAAGGCCATGGGCAACATCTCCCTGGAGCATGCGCTGGCGGGCGCCCTGGGCGATGGCGGCTACCAGCTCTTCGGCCTCATCTGCTTCGCGGTGATGAGCTTCGTGCTGTACCGCATCTCGCGCCGGCCGTCGGAGGCGTAG
- a CDS encoding trifunctional serine/threonine-protein kinase/ATP-binding protein/sensor histidine kinase, whose translation MLELPGYTQLEPLPVRGTTLLYRALRGDDRRPVILKMPRSEHLSARERARFEHEYTLLRRLEGTPGVLTALAFEVHQNRPVLVLERVEGTPLSEQKQEPLEPGRFLPIASALAATLAEVHRRGVIHKDLQPAHILLAPTGQPWIIDFGSATLQQVQHVQAAPPQLMEGTPAYMSPEQSGRMNRTLDYRTDLYSLGITFYQLLTGSLPFEGKDALEWIHAHLAQAPVPPHQRVASIPPMLSAVVLKLIAKMPEERYQSFEGLKADLEACRERLSRADVEEFSLGSQDFPARFQLPQRLYGRDNEVEALLNAFERVTRQGRSEWILVRGYSGIGKSSVVHALHQPVLQRRGFFLSGKFDQLQRDVPYATLAQAFKGLVQQLLASSDTEIESWRQRLLEAFEGFGQVLVDLVPQLEWVVGRQPPLSEMPPQEAQNRFHRVFQRFLSVFATPERPLVLFLDDLQWADFASLELLKFLATHPDTPPLLWVGAYRDNEVSSSHPLMLTVDEVRKAGTRLGDISLGPLLLEQTRQLVGDALPGTRSEVVQALTAVLQAKTGGNPFFLLQLLQTLYQDGLLVRAPGGGWRWDEAGVKAKGYSDNVVEFMAGRLRQLPEPTQQLLRLAACVGNAFSAPTLALLGSLESLELERRLEPALHEEMVVQTGGDQYRFLHDRIQQAAYALIPEVERKAVHLRIGRMLLASLSQEQLRERLFDVVGQLNAGAELMGDADERLRLARLNAEAGWRAKASAAWRSAVGYFNAVFPLLPGDPWKTEHALAFKLRLDQASCELMAGHPAAARQLVDELLPRANGRPELAEAYRLKSTLHLAAGEIEAAVVCLLECLERFGMPMPHSPTPEEIRAVDAEVWALLGDRPIESLAELPPMVDPDMKAALSIMADLTVPALYSGSSLLPFHLCRMVALSIRHGNAEVAAHGYAWFGLVGCVASAEKYQEGYAFGRVAQRLVDRPEFAAHRSGTLFILAHLSRWVRSFSVSLGLFHETFRHALPRGDFRNACYCCDNIIINRLLMGHELSDVYQESVARLEFVRKANYEDVGTFLTIFQRHVQQLRGHSAAPGSLDGDGFNEQEFEARVASRGLHFMACIYFITKMKARYFGGQFEEARQAADAADKLLGTISGLIIRFDFHLFRALTLAACYREASPEQRQASLSAARQHHQQLVVWAGLCPENFRAAERMVAGELARMTGKTEDAMRAYEEAMQSGRENGLVHHAAMAAELAARFSQELGWVTASNSYAREAWDFYRQWGAEGKARLLEVQWPRVAISREGSQGTTGASQLDALSVVKAQQAVSREIVLDRLVATLMSVALQSAGAQRGALLLRQGDLLKVVALSDATGSKPREGNQALPWTLLSYVRRTGEPVVIDDTSRPHAYLSDGELLRSHARSVLCLPLRRKEEFYGVLYLENSLTTQAFTPGRLALLGHIASQAAISIENARLYTEVQRAEAALRQANEELEQRVEERTRELTQAQAQLVDTARMVGMAEVATNVLHDVGNVLTSIVVDTGLMRQTVASSRLGRMKQLAALLEEQRDNLVGFLTKDPRGSHLVDYLSGLALELSHEQEALLRTLEDLNKNVNRVRAIVQMQQTYATSTLLTEECELGELLEDALRLQQGVMRHAGVQVTREVSPLPRVKVDRYKVLQILLNLISNACHAMENVPMDDRRLVVRLEPRGEWARIQVVDNGAGIAPESRARLFTQGFTTRKQGHGIGLHSSALAARLLGARLTLESEGLSKGATATLELPFEQPMAATVAEA comes from the coding sequence ATGCTCGAACTTCCAGGATACACACAGCTCGAGCCTCTCCCCGTGAGAGGCACCACCCTCCTGTATCGCGCCCTCCGCGGAGATGACCGCCGACCCGTGATCCTGAAGATGCCGCGCTCGGAGCACCTGAGCGCTCGCGAGCGCGCCCGGTTCGAGCACGAGTACACCCTGCTGCGCCGCCTGGAAGGCACCCCGGGCGTGCTCACCGCCCTGGCCTTCGAGGTCCACCAGAACCGGCCCGTGCTCGTGCTGGAGCGGGTGGAAGGCACCCCCCTCTCGGAGCAGAAGCAGGAGCCCCTCGAGCCCGGCCGCTTCCTTCCCATCGCCAGCGCCCTGGCCGCCACCCTGGCCGAGGTCCACCGGCGCGGCGTCATCCACAAGGATCTCCAGCCCGCTCACATCCTCCTGGCACCCACCGGACAGCCCTGGATCATCGACTTCGGTAGCGCCACCCTCCAGCAGGTCCAGCACGTCCAGGCCGCGCCCCCTCAGCTCATGGAGGGCACGCCGGCCTATATGTCTCCGGAGCAGTCGGGGCGGATGAACCGCACGCTCGACTACCGCACGGACCTGTACTCGCTGGGCATCACCTTCTATCAGCTGCTGACGGGCAGCCTCCCGTTCGAGGGCAAGGACGCGCTGGAGTGGATCCACGCCCACCTGGCCCAGGCGCCCGTGCCGCCACACCAGCGCGTGGCCTCCATCCCGCCCATGCTGTCGGCCGTGGTCCTCAAGCTCATCGCCAAGATGCCCGAGGAGCGCTACCAGAGCTTCGAGGGGCTCAAGGCGGACCTGGAGGCGTGCCGCGAGCGGCTCTCGCGCGCGGACGTGGAGGAGTTCTCCCTGGGCAGCCAGGACTTCCCCGCCCGCTTCCAGCTGCCCCAGCGGCTGTATGGCCGCGACAACGAGGTGGAGGCCCTGCTCAACGCCTTCGAGCGGGTGACGCGCCAGGGCCGCTCCGAGTGGATCCTCGTCCGCGGCTACTCGGGCATCGGCAAGTCGTCCGTGGTGCACGCGCTGCACCAGCCGGTGCTGCAGCGCCGCGGCTTCTTCCTCAGCGGCAAGTTCGATCAGCTCCAGCGCGACGTGCCGTACGCCACGCTGGCGCAGGCCTTCAAGGGCCTGGTGCAGCAGCTGCTGGCCAGCAGCGACACCGAGATCGAGTCCTGGCGCCAGCGGCTGCTGGAGGCCTTCGAGGGCTTCGGGCAGGTGCTGGTGGACCTGGTGCCCCAGCTGGAGTGGGTGGTGGGCAGGCAGCCCCCGCTCTCCGAGATGCCTCCCCAGGAGGCGCAGAACCGCTTCCACCGCGTCTTCCAGCGCTTCCTCAGCGTCTTCGCCACGCCCGAGCGCCCGCTGGTGCTGTTCCTCGATGATCTGCAGTGGGCGGACTTCGCCAGCCTCGAGCTGCTGAAGTTCCTCGCCACGCACCCCGACACGCCCCCCTTGCTCTGGGTGGGCGCCTACCGCGACAACGAGGTGAGCTCCTCCCATCCGCTCATGCTGACGGTGGATGAGGTGCGCAAGGCCGGCACCCGCCTGGGGGACATCTCCCTGGGGCCCCTGTTGCTGGAGCAGACCCGGCAGCTGGTGGGCGATGCGCTGCCGGGCACGCGCTCGGAGGTGGTGCAGGCCCTCACCGCCGTGCTGCAGGCGAAGACGGGCGGCAACCCCTTCTTCCTGCTGCAGCTCTTGCAGACGCTCTACCAGGACGGGCTGCTGGTGCGCGCCCCCGGCGGCGGCTGGCGCTGGGACGAGGCCGGCGTCAAGGCCAAGGGGTACTCGGACAACGTGGTGGAGTTCATGGCGGGCCGCCTGCGGCAGCTGCCCGAGCCCACCCAGCAGCTGCTGCGCCTGGCCGCGTGCGTGGGCAACGCCTTCTCCGCGCCGACCCTGGCCCTCCTGGGCAGCCTCGAGTCCCTGGAGCTGGAGCGGCGGCTGGAGCCCGCCCTCCATGAAGAGATGGTGGTGCAGACCGGCGGCGACCAGTACCGCTTCCTGCACGACCGCATCCAGCAGGCGGCCTACGCGCTCATCCCCGAGGTGGAGCGCAAGGCCGTGCACCTGCGCATCGGCCGCATGCTCCTGGCGAGCCTCTCACAGGAGCAGCTGCGCGAGCGGCTCTTCGACGTGGTGGGCCAGCTGAACGCCGGCGCCGAGCTGATGGGGGATGCCGACGAGCGCTTGCGCCTCGCGCGGCTGAACGCCGAGGCCGGCTGGCGCGCGAAGGCCTCCGCGGCGTGGCGCTCGGCCGTGGGCTACTTCAACGCCGTCTTCCCCCTGCTGCCCGGCGATCCTTGGAAGACGGAGCACGCGCTCGCCTTCAAGCTGCGGCTGGATCAGGCCAGCTGCGAGCTCATGGCGGGCCACCCCGCCGCGGCGCGCCAGCTCGTGGACGAGCTGCTGCCTCGGGCCAACGGGCGTCCGGAGCTGGCCGAGGCCTATCGCCTCAAGAGCACCCTGCACCTGGCCGCCGGCGAGATCGAAGCCGCGGTGGTCTGCCTGCTCGAGTGCCTGGAGCGGTTCGGCATGCCCATGCCGCACAGCCCCACGCCCGAGGAGATCAGGGCCGTGGACGCGGAGGTGTGGGCGCTGCTGGGCGACAGGCCCATCGAGAGCCTCGCGGAGCTGCCTCCCATGGTGGATCCCGACATGAAGGCGGCCCTGAGCATCATGGCCGACCTGACCGTGCCGGCGCTCTACTCGGGCAGCAGCCTGCTGCCGTTCCACCTCTGCCGCATGGTGGCGCTGTCCATCCGCCACGGCAACGCGGAGGTCGCCGCGCACGGCTACGCCTGGTTCGGCCTCGTGGGCTGCGTGGCCTCGGCGGAGAAATACCAGGAGGGGTACGCGTTCGGCCGGGTGGCGCAGCGGCTGGTGGACAGGCCCGAGTTCGCCGCCCACCGCAGCGGGACGCTGTTCATCCTGGCGCACCTCAGCCGCTGGGTCCGGTCCTTCTCGGTGTCCCTGGGCCTGTTCCACGAGACGTTCCGGCACGCGCTGCCCCGCGGCGACTTCCGCAACGCCTGCTACTGCTGCGACAACATCATCATCAACCGCCTGCTCATGGGGCACGAGCTGTCGGACGTGTACCAGGAGTCCGTGGCGCGGCTCGAGTTCGTGCGCAAGGCGAACTACGAGGACGTCGGCACCTTCCTCACCATCTTCCAGCGCCACGTGCAGCAGCTGCGCGGGCACTCGGCGGCGCCGGGCTCGCTGGACGGCGACGGCTTCAACGAGCAGGAGTTCGAGGCTCGCGTGGCCAGCCGCGGCCTGCACTTCATGGCCTGCATCTACTTCATCACCAAGATGAAGGCGCGCTACTTCGGGGGCCAGTTCGAGGAGGCGCGTCAGGCCGCCGACGCCGCGGACAAGCTGCTGGGGACGATCTCCGGCCTCATCATCCGCTTCGACTTCCACCTGTTCCGCGCGCTGACCCTGGCGGCCTGCTACCGCGAGGCTTCTCCGGAGCAGCGGCAGGCGTCCCTGTCCGCCGCCCGGCAGCACCACCAGCAGCTCGTGGTGTGGGCCGGCCTGTGCCCGGAGAACTTCCGCGCGGCGGAGCGCATGGTGGCCGGCGAGCTGGCCCGGATGACCGGGAAGACCGAGGACGCCATGCGGGCCTACGAGGAGGCCATGCAGTCGGGCCGGGAGAACGGGCTCGTCCACCATGCCGCCATGGCCGCGGAGCTGGCCGCCCGCTTCTCCCAGGAGCTGGGGTGGGTGACGGCCTCGAACTCCTACGCTCGCGAGGCCTGGGACTTCTACCGGCAGTGGGGCGCCGAGGGGAAGGCGCGCCTGCTCGAGGTCCAGTGGCCGCGCGTGGCCATCTCCCGCGAGGGGAGCCAGGGCACCACCGGCGCCTCGCAGCTCGACGCGCTCAGCGTGGTGAAGGCCCAGCAGGCCGTCTCCCGGGAGATCGTCCTGGACCGGCTGGTGGCCACGCTCATGAGCGTCGCGCTGCAGAGCGCGGGTGCCCAGCGCGGGGCGCTGCTGCTGCGGCAGGGCGATCTGCTGAAGGTGGTGGCCCTCTCGGATGCCACCGGGAGCAAGCCTCGCGAGGGGAACCAGGCCCTGCCCTGGACGCTGCTGTCCTATGTGCGCCGCACCGGGGAGCCCGTCGTCATCGACGACACGAGCCGCCCCCACGCCTACCTGAGCGACGGCGAGCTGCTGCGCAGCCACGCCCGCTCCGTGCTCTGCCTGCCCCTGCGCCGCAAGGAGGAGTTCTACGGGGTGCTGTACCTGGAGAACTCGCTCACCACGCAGGCCTTCACCCCGGGGCGGCTGGCGCTGCTGGGCCACATCGCCTCGCAGGCGGCCATCTCCATCGAGAACGCGCGGCTCTATACGGAGGTCCAGCGCGCCGAGGCCGCGCTGCGCCAGGCCAACGAGGAGCTGGAGCAGCGGGTGGAGGAGCGCACGCGCGAGCTGACGCAGGCCCAGGCGCAGCTGGTGGACACCGCGCGCATGGTGGGCATGGCGGAGGTGGCCACCAACGTGCTGCATGACGTGGGCAACGTGCTCACCAGCATCGTGGTGGACACCGGGCTGATGCGCCAGACGGTGGCCTCCTCACGGCTGGGCCGCATGAAGCAGCTGGCCGCCCTGCTGGAGGAGCAGCGCGACAACCTGGTGGGCTTCCTCACCAAGGATCCGCGCGGCAGCCACCTGGTGGACTACCTCTCGGGCCTGGCCCTGGAGCTGTCTCACGAGCAGGAGGCGCTGCTGCGCACGCTCGAGGACCTGAACAAGAACGTCAACCGGGTGCGCGCCATCGTCCAGATGCAGCAGACGTACGCCACCTCCACGCTCCTCACGGAGGAGTGCGAGCTGGGCGAGCTGCTGGAGGATGCGCTCCGGCTCCAGCAGGGCGTCATGCGCCACGCGGGCGTCCAGGTGACGCGCGAGGTGTCTCCGCTGCCGCGCGTGAAGGTCGACCGGTACAAGGTGCTGCAGATCCTGCTCAACCTCATCAGCAACGCCTGCCACGCCATGGAGAACGTGCCCATGGACGACCGGCGGCTGGTGGTGCGGCTGGAGCCGCGGGGCGAGTGGGCCCGCATCCAGGTGGTGGACAACGGAGCCGGCATCGCCCCGGAGTCGCGAGCCCGGCTGTTCACCCAGGGCTTCACCACGCGCAAGCAGGGGCACGGCATCGGCCTGCACTCCAGCGCGCTGGCGGCCCGGCTGCTGGGCGCCCGGCTGACGCTGGAGAGCGAGGGCCTGTCCAAGGGGGCCACCGCGACGCTGGAGCTGCCGTTCGAGCAGCCCATGGCGGCCACGGTGGCCGAGGCCTGA